In a genomic window of Paracoccaceae bacterium:
- the fliE gene encoding flagellar hook-basal body complex protein FliE, whose amino-acid sequence MDMKAVSAIQKFADARATTAISNYVQARPATEPTPEEPSIIQSASTAALDFAETLAQSEETAKQSMIGDADPHALVQALAQTELAVEAAVSVRNKVVEAYQEILRMPV is encoded by the coding sequence ATGGATATGAAAGCTGTTTCAGCAATTCAAAAGTTTGCCGACGCGAGAGCGACAACGGCCATAAGCAATTATGTGCAGGCTCGACCGGCCACTGAGCCAACACCAGAAGAACCCAGCATCATACAGTCTGCAAGCACCGCTGCGCTCGATTTTGCGGAAACACTTGCGCAAAGCGAAGAGACCGCAAAGCAATCGATGATTGGCGATGCGGACCCGCATGCGCTGGTTCAAGCCCTGGCTCAGACCGAGTTGGCTGTCGAAGCGGCTGTGTCAGTGCGTAACAAAGTTGTCGAAGCATATCAGGAAATTTTACGGATGCCCGTTTAA
- the flgC gene encoding flagellar basal body rod protein FlgC: MNDFAKALSVTSSGLKAQATRLRHLSENISNADTPGYRRKLVAFETSYNGTSGVSEVETSRVRLDKSTLERVYDPSHPMADDSGYFDGSNVNLMIELGDAREAQRSYEANLKVFEQTRKMSSSLMDLLRK, encoded by the coding sequence ATGAACGATTTTGCAAAAGCTCTTTCCGTGACATCGAGTGGCCTCAAGGCGCAAGCCACACGTCTGCGCCATCTTTCGGAGAATATTTCAAATGCTGATACACCCGGTTATCGCCGGAAGCTCGTTGCGTTTGAAACGTCATATAACGGCACCAGCGGTGTTTCCGAAGTCGAGACAAGCCGAGTGCGTCTAGACAAGTCAACATTGGAACGGGTCTATGATCCATCACATCCCATGGCAGATGACTCCGGCTATTTTGATGGTTCGAACGTCAATCTGATGATTGAACTTGGCGATGCCAGAGAAGCTCAGCGCAGTTACGAAGCGAACCTGAAGGTGTTCGAACAGACGAGAAAGATGTCCAGTAGTTTAATGGACTTACTACGCAAATAA
- a CDS encoding FlgB family protein: MFENLEVFKISHAMAVHAGQKQAVAAQNVANADTPEYKARDVTPFAQSYEDNMANRDVSGQRSTRVKHLHGAPSGSIAAPIVDESSVASPNGNTVSLEDEMLKSLGAKRQHDRAMAIYKSSLTILRATLKRS, from the coding sequence ATGTTTGAAAATTTAGAAGTCTTCAAGATTTCTCATGCGATGGCGGTGCATGCCGGACAAAAGCAAGCTGTTGCTGCGCAGAATGTCGCAAATGCTGACACGCCTGAATATAAGGCGCGCGACGTAACCCCTTTTGCACAATCCTACGAAGACAATATGGCGAACCGCGACGTATCAGGTCAGCGCTCCACGCGTGTCAAACATTTGCATGGCGCACCATCTGGTTCAATTGCAGCACCAATAGTAGACGAATCATCCGTAGCATCGCCAAACGGCAATACGGTTTCTTTAGAGGATGAAATGCTGAAATCGCTTGGCGCAAAGCGTCAGCACGATCGTGCGATGGCCATTTATAAATCGTCACTGACCATTCTGCGCGCGACGCTCAAACGATCTTAA
- a CDS encoding FliI/YscN family ATPase, producing MSQSLNFEGVTSQIKDLEPVHDVGRVTRVDGGVIHVTGLAGKARIGDLIVVYRQGTPLSGEVLQLDGNILVLLPDQAPDGVALNDRAALLEARGIAPADSWIGRVVDPFGKPLDGLPLLKGPQDRPLKRAPPDPAMRRGMGDRLNTGMAGMNTMLPVVQGQRIGLFAGSGVGKSSLLGHLAQNMTADVVVIAMIGERGRELRHFIENVLGPKGLERAVVVCATSDQSPLIRRRCAWAAMSVAEHFRDQGHSVLLLADSVTRFAEAHREVAVAAGEAPVLRGYPPSTAHLIMSLCERAGPGQGVQGDITAVFTVLVAGSDMDEPIADILRGVLDGHVVLDRSIAERGRYPAIDVLRSISRSLPAAATEEENVLLAKARNLLAVYDRNAMMIRAGLYSTGSDAEIDAAVQIWPELDAFLARVETQSVRNSFTQLELILRRVRGTGPSNGHIRANSTA from the coding sequence ATGAGCCAGTCTCTAAACTTCGAAGGCGTGACCTCACAGATCAAAGATTTGGAACCTGTCCACGATGTTGGGCGCGTGACCCGAGTAGATGGAGGCGTGATTCACGTCACCGGCCTTGCGGGCAAGGCACGTATTGGCGATCTGATTGTTGTCTATCGTCAAGGTACACCTTTGTCCGGCGAGGTATTGCAACTTGATGGCAATATACTGGTTTTACTTCCCGATCAGGCGCCAGATGGCGTTGCTCTGAACGATCGAGCGGCTTTGTTGGAAGCCCGTGGCATAGCGCCTGCTGACTCTTGGATCGGGCGGGTTGTTGATCCATTTGGCAAACCGTTGGATGGTTTGCCATTGCTCAAAGGCCCACAAGACAGACCGTTGAAACGAGCACCACCTGATCCGGCTATGAGGCGCGGAATGGGAGATCGCCTGAATACTGGTATGGCTGGCATGAACACAATGTTGCCAGTCGTGCAGGGGCAACGAATCGGTCTTTTTGCGGGATCGGGTGTTGGGAAATCCAGCTTATTGGGACATTTGGCGCAGAATATGACGGCCGACGTTGTCGTTATCGCCATGATAGGTGAACGGGGCCGGGAACTGCGACATTTCATTGAAAATGTGTTGGGGCCAAAAGGCTTGGAACGAGCGGTTGTCGTTTGTGCTACGTCGGATCAGTCTCCCTTGATTCGGCGACGCTGCGCATGGGCCGCAATGTCTGTTGCCGAACATTTCCGCGATCAGGGCCACTCGGTTCTGCTGTTGGCAGACTCTGTAACGCGGTTTGCCGAGGCGCATCGCGAAGTGGCGGTTGCGGCTGGTGAAGCTCCAGTACTTCGTGGCTACCCACCGTCCACTGCACATTTAATCATGTCACTTTGTGAACGCGCAGGCCCCGGCCAAGGTGTGCAGGGTGACATTACAGCTGTGTTCACCGTTCTTGTGGCCGGATCTGATATGGATGAGCCAATTGCTGATATCTTGCGCGGTGTTCTGGATGGACATGTCGTATTGGATCGTTCGATTGCCGAACGCGGCAGATATCCTGCGATCGACGTGCTACGGTCGATTTCTCGCAGCCTACCAGCGGCGGCCACTGAGGAAGAAAATGTACTCCTGGCAAAGGCTCGAAATTTGTTAGCAGTTTATGACCGCAACGCAATGATGATTAGAGCTGGCCTGTACTCTACCGGAAGCGACGCAGAGATTGACGCGGCAGTTCAAATCTGGCCCGAGCTGGACGCTTTTCTCGCGCGAGTCGAGACGCAAAGTGTGAGAAACAGCTTCACTCAACTAGAGTTGATACTCAGGAGAGTTCGTGGCACAGGGCCATCCAACGGGCATATCCGCGCCAACTCGACTGCCTGA
- the xrtE gene encoding exosortase E/protease, VPEID-CTERM system, with product MAMTTEHTSQTNIKSSALPLVLIAALLLVELTVIGTLFKHLIDFECLANWPSWACRGSSLATVAIYCLLGVAVLLFMLRPTPIATLTQTAGKRLRPLIMNAAGFVIALIPLALLNGATGGSSVLPALSLWVIGMSLILAGVALCIAPLPLWRDYVASEWTALVPAALAALAAPWLSVRLQPIWSIDWIASQTFNAVAWLMSGVGYELYVDPVKKVIGAGDFFISVANVCSGIEGIALVVLFVTLYLWLFRNDLRFPLAFLLYPIGIATSVAFNILRISILLFIGLEGNPELAVGGFHSHAGWMMFTLVALGVIALAQTVPALRKSSTHTQKQTPDAVPPFWQDPLVAQILPFIVFMFSALVASTLSQTPSAVYPIRVAVMIAVLMMVWPYYRRLSWRVDPVAVGVGAFIAAYWILIPVAATDDPPPYGELAGAALVGWFIARGFGTIVLIPIIEEVFFRGYLEKRLRLRAGPLWIIIAAIGSAVLFAALHGRWAEAFVAGLLFSWVAWRRGNITDAIVSHSAANALIFGAAVATGNIAMI from the coding sequence ATGGCTATGACAACTGAACATACTTCGCAAACCAACATTAAGTCTTCTGCTCTGCCGCTTGTTCTGATTGCGGCATTGTTGTTGGTTGAGTTGACGGTCATTGGTACATTGTTCAAACATCTCATAGATTTTGAATGTCTCGCGAACTGGCCCAGCTGGGCTTGCCGAGGTTCCAGTCTGGCGACCGTCGCGATCTACTGCCTGCTAGGCGTGGCCGTCTTGTTGTTTATGTTGCGTCCCACCCCGATAGCGACCTTAACTCAAACAGCAGGTAAACGCCTCCGGCCTCTCATTATGAATGCTGCAGGTTTTGTGATCGCACTGATCCCACTCGCCCTTCTCAATGGCGCCACTGGCGGGTCGAGCGTCCTTCCTGCCCTGTCTCTTTGGGTCATCGGCATGAGCCTGATCCTCGCGGGTGTAGCTCTTTGCATCGCACCGCTCCCACTTTGGCGCGATTACGTCGCCAGTGAATGGACGGCATTGGTGCCCGCAGCGCTTGCTGCTCTTGCGGCCCCATGGCTATCTGTACGCCTGCAACCCATCTGGTCAATCGATTGGATCGCCAGTCAGACGTTCAATGCAGTTGCTTGGCTAATGAGCGGCGTGGGTTATGAACTCTATGTTGACCCCGTGAAAAAAGTAATCGGTGCCGGAGATTTTTTCATCTCGGTCGCCAATGTATGCTCCGGTATCGAAGGCATTGCGCTCGTCGTTTTGTTCGTGACACTTTACTTATGGCTGTTTCGCAACGACCTGCGCTTCCCTCTGGCATTCCTGCTTTATCCGATTGGGATCGCGACATCCGTAGCTTTCAATATACTGCGCATTTCAATCCTGTTGTTCATCGGGCTTGAGGGGAATCCCGAACTCGCCGTCGGCGGTTTTCACAGCCATGCAGGTTGGATGATGTTCACATTGGTGGCGCTTGGCGTGATCGCATTGGCACAAACCGTCCCCGCGCTGCGCAAATCCTCCACTCACACCCAGAAACAAACGCCTGATGCTGTCCCACCGTTTTGGCAAGACCCCTTGGTGGCGCAAATTTTACCATTTATTGTGTTCATGTTCAGCGCACTCGTTGCATCTACGCTTAGCCAAACACCATCGGCAGTATATCCGATCCGCGTGGCAGTGATGATCGCCGTGTTAATGATGGTCTGGCCTTACTACCGTCGCCTGTCATGGCGCGTGGATCCCGTTGCAGTTGGCGTTGGGGCATTCATTGCCGCCTACTGGATTTTGATCCCAGTCGCAGCTACAGACGACCCGCCACCTTATGGTGAACTGGCAGGTGCAGCTTTGGTCGGGTGGTTCATTGCCCGTGGCTTTGGCACAATCGTCCTCATCCCAATAATCGAAGAAGTGTTTTTTCGCGGTTACCTTGAAAAGCGCTTACGTCTGCGTGCGGGGCCTTTGTGGATCATAATCGCCGCGATTGGTTCGGCTGTTTTGTTCGCTGCCTTGCACGGCCGCTGGGCTGAGGCTTTCGTCGCGGGGCTTTTGTTTTCATGGGTTGCGTGGCGACGTGGTAATATCACAGATGCGATTGTATCCCACAGCGCAGCGAACGCTCTGATCTTTGGAGCAGCGGTCGCTACCGGTAATATTGCAATGATATAG
- a CDS encoding SdrD B-like domain-containing protein yields MTNNMQTFEFTAFAVTDLGVGSRVNKGESFTMPGGATVCVEVTDNDSFLSGDTRHNENSNDGYGQSASILGDDGQELGNGHQIYAESYHWVTDQHGNSYVMIEIEQEGSSVDYVTFYTGGHYTVPPEGAELTVGSQCNVSGNWVDFKCLDAGEKPADDPWEFNDDTCTYTVEAESWDLNGFKVVHGDQASGGELVKLSGHDGKISTDFGGTDGVYNMTICAQDECDGNSKLMVYVNGELQQTIRLDQNTDGGGSDNGVFSEVTLQGLEIAEGDTVEIRAWRDDGEFVRIDAIKFEQVKFEVCDDPDAIKLGFDEFSAGDILGTQIDGVTISAMGGSGDAMIFDSQNPTGGDGDLETQVAQLGNVLIVSEDGDSSDPDDAIGGKITFDFDTPSSVFDLKVIDTEEGGTITLTLADGSTETFDIPNLVNGGVGQVVMDVDNVVSMDVQLNGSGAIDDLCYVPGVEPLGSLSGRYFFDTNRDGLDNDASNAIAGVDVALLDENGDPVLDGGTPVTTTTDADGNYSFADLPAGTYGVKFTDTVSGAALVEANVGGDDTIDSDAIDLNNGMSEITGIVVNAGADTPDNDAGVEDPGTAALEGRYFCDENFDDVDNNEPGIANATVTLLDATGNPVIVNGNPVTTTTDSSGNYAFTGLLAGTYGVLFAADAEGKTFVAQNDPDGNGDDTNDSDVDDNGVILGITLEIGETSSDNDAGVEDPGTAALGDKVFIDANGNGQQDVGEVGIDGVEVTLFDADGNVAGTTSTANGGMYLFDGLRAGDYTVGFEEVDSFDFTVADTGPDVTDSDANQQTGRTDTITLDIGEVNLTVDAGIVAENNTPEPQDDAGITCADDEVTVDVLANDGTADGLGNIVDADGDILSITEVDGQAISEGNSVTTGAGTVVTLVGGQLVFDGEAAYAALDITESAVENISYTVDDGQGGTATANVEMTFKGDANSVASLSESLPSSVVSYQIADGFAGSAPFGDFGYDIRITDAGGDARFEGVVFEQAYCLDLFDPAAGARLLDDSPISTADLFGANEAEAASVFENNKVGINGETAADNLDLINYILNQDYENDGTGSVDGNFTGWEVQFAIWELTNGISSDVTFDVAPEIGQIDDVDFIISQALANGEGFEAGVGDILGVILDPNPATSTNAQPFIIGINFEDYDCIC; encoded by the coding sequence ATGACAAATAATATGCAAACCTTTGAGTTTACGGCTTTTGCGGTTACCGATTTGGGTGTTGGCAGCCGCGTGAATAAGGGTGAGTCTTTCACCATGCCGGGTGGCGCCACAGTCTGCGTTGAGGTCACAGACAACGACAGCTTTTTGAGCGGCGATACCAGGCACAACGAGAATTCGAACGACGGTTATGGCCAATCGGCCTCCATCCTTGGGGATGACGGCCAGGAATTGGGCAATGGCCATCAGATTTATGCCGAAAGCTATCACTGGGTAACCGACCAGCACGGCAACAGCTATGTGATGATCGAGATTGAGCAGGAAGGCTCCAGCGTCGATTACGTCACCTTCTACACCGGCGGACACTATACTGTCCCACCTGAGGGTGCCGAGTTGACAGTGGGTTCCCAGTGCAATGTGAGCGGCAATTGGGTTGATTTCAAATGTTTGGATGCAGGCGAGAAACCGGCAGATGATCCTTGGGAATTCAACGACGACACCTGCACTTACACGGTCGAGGCCGAATCCTGGGACCTCAACGGCTTTAAAGTTGTGCACGGCGATCAGGCGTCCGGTGGCGAACTTGTAAAACTGTCTGGCCATGACGGAAAGATTTCTACAGACTTTGGTGGAACTGACGGCGTCTACAACATGACGATATGTGCGCAGGATGAGTGCGACGGCAATTCAAAGCTGATGGTTTATGTGAACGGTGAACTGCAGCAAACAATCCGGCTTGACCAAAACACCGATGGCGGTGGCTCCGACAACGGCGTGTTCTCTGAAGTCACGCTTCAAGGGCTTGAAATTGCTGAAGGCGACACTGTCGAAATCCGCGCCTGGCGTGACGATGGCGAATTCGTCCGCATCGATGCGATCAAGTTCGAGCAGGTTAAGTTCGAAGTTTGCGATGATCCGGATGCCATTAAACTCGGCTTTGACGAATTCAGCGCAGGCGATATTCTTGGAACACAGATCGACGGGGTCACGATCTCTGCCATGGGCGGATCCGGCGACGCGATGATCTTCGACAGCCAAAACCCAACAGGCGGTGACGGCGATTTGGAAACACAAGTTGCGCAATTGGGCAATGTGCTGATCGTTTCTGAGGACGGTGACAGCTCTGACCCAGACGATGCAATCGGCGGCAAGATTACATTTGACTTCGACACGCCGTCCTCTGTTTTTGACCTCAAGGTCATCGACACGGAAGAAGGCGGCACAATCACTCTTACTTTGGCGGATGGATCCACCGAAACCTTCGACATTCCGAACCTTGTAAATGGTGGTGTGGGCCAGGTGGTCATGGATGTGGACAACGTGGTGAGCATGGATGTTCAGCTGAACGGCTCTGGCGCGATTGATGATCTTTGCTATGTGCCGGGCGTTGAACCTTTGGGCTCTCTTTCGGGGCGCTACTTTTTTGATACGAACCGTGACGGGCTGGACAATGACGCAAGCAATGCCATTGCTGGTGTGGACGTTGCATTGTTGGATGAAAACGGCGATCCGGTTCTGGACGGTGGCACGCCGGTTACGACCACAACCGATGCAGATGGCAACTACTCTTTCGCTGATCTGCCAGCGGGAACCTATGGGGTCAAATTTACCGACACCGTATCTGGCGCGGCTCTGGTTGAAGCAAATGTTGGTGGTGATGACACAATCGACAGCGATGCGATCGACCTGAACAATGGAATGTCGGAGATCACAGGCATTGTTGTAAATGCGGGCGCGGACACACCAGACAATGACGCGGGTGTTGAAGATCCCGGCACTGCGGCGCTCGAAGGTCGTTACTTCTGCGATGAAAATTTCGATGACGTGGACAACAATGAGCCCGGAATCGCCAATGCAACTGTCACGTTGCTAGATGCCACCGGAAACCCGGTCATCGTGAACGGCAATCCTGTGACCACAACAACTGACTCTAGCGGCAATTATGCGTTTACTGGGCTGTTGGCTGGCACCTACGGCGTTTTGTTCGCTGCAGATGCAGAAGGCAAAACCTTCGTCGCGCAAAACGATCCTGATGGGAATGGCGACGACACCAATGACAGCGATGTTGATGATAACGGCGTTATCCTTGGCATAACTTTGGAAATCGGAGAAACCTCGTCTGACAATGACGCGGGTGTCGAAGATCCCGGCACAGCAGCTCTTGGCGACAAGGTTTTCATCGACGCCAACGGAAATGGTCAGCAGGATGTCGGTGAAGTCGGCATTGACGGTGTGGAAGTCACACTGTTTGACGCGGACGGAAACGTTGCGGGTACGACAAGCACAGCGAATGGTGGTATGTACCTGTTCGATGGTCTCAGGGCGGGTGATTACACCGTGGGCTTTGAGGAAGTGGACTCGTTCGACTTCACCGTGGCTGACACGGGACCCGATGTCACGGACAGTGACGCAAACCAACAGACTGGCCGGACGGATACAATCACGCTGGACATCGGTGAAGTTAACTTGACCGTGGATGCAGGTATCGTTGCTGAAAACAACACGCCTGAGCCTCAGGACGACGCAGGCATCACCTGCGCGGACGACGAAGTAACGGTCGACGTTCTGGCCAACGACGGGACCGCAGACGGGCTTGGCAACATTGTTGATGCGGATGGCGACATCCTGAGCATCACCGAAGTTGACGGTCAGGCGATCAGTGAAGGCAATTCCGTCACGACGGGTGCCGGCACGGTTGTCACGCTTGTCGGTGGGCAGTTGGTGTTTGATGGCGAAGCAGCTTATGCAGCGCTGGATATCACTGAAAGCGCGGTCGAAAATATCAGCTACACGGTGGATGACGGCCAAGGCGGTACAGCCACAGCAAACGTGGAAATGACGTTCAAGGGGGATGCGAATTCTGTAGCCAGCCTGAGCGAAAGCCTGCCTTCCTCGGTTGTCAGTTACCAGATTGCGGACGGTTTTGCGGGAAGCGCACCATTCGGTGATTTTGGCTATGACATCCGCATCACGGATGCAGGTGGCGATGCCCGTTTCGAAGGCGTTGTTTTTGAGCAGGCCTATTGCCTCGATCTGTTCGATCCTGCCGCGGGTGCGCGTCTTTTGGATGACAGCCCGATCAGCACCGCAGATTTGTTCGGCGCAAACGAAGCCGAAGCAGCCTCGGTGTTTGAGAACAACAAAGTCGGCATCAATGGTGAAACCGCCGCCGACAACCTCGACCTCATTAACTATATCCTCAACCAGGATTATGAAAACGATGGTACGGGGTCCGTGGACGGCAATTTCACGGGTTGGGAAGTTCAGTTCGCAATTTGGGAACTCACCAATGGTATCAGCAGTGATGTAACTTTCGACGTTGCGCCGGAAATTGGCCAGATCGATGACGTCGATTTCATCATTAGCCAAGCACTAGCGAATGGCGAAGGGTTTGAGGCTGGTGTTGGTGATATCCTCGGCGTGATCCTTGATCCTAACCCTGCGACATCCACGAATGCGCAACCGTTTATCATTGGGATCAACTTTGAAGATTACGACTGCATCTGTTAG
- the flbT gene encoding flagellar biosynthesis repressor FlbT — protein sequence MSGLVLKLSPKERVLINGVVIENGDRRSRLAIMTPGANILRLRDAIHPEDAKTPVRRACFAMQLVLSGDKDPDDAHLSLLRQLEELSQVFTDSDSRNVLSDATRGLVEKQHYRALKALRALLPREDRLLSAGKS from the coding sequence ATGAGCGGATTGGTGCTAAAGTTGAGCCCGAAAGAGCGCGTGCTGATCAACGGCGTTGTAATCGAAAATGGCGACAGGAGAAGTCGGCTCGCAATTATGACGCCTGGCGCTAACATTTTGCGTCTCCGAGATGCAATTCACCCGGAAGATGCTAAGACACCTGTACGTAGAGCGTGCTTTGCCATGCAACTAGTATTGTCGGGAGACAAAGATCCAGACGACGCTCATTTGTCACTTTTGCGCCAGCTAGAAGAATTAAGCCAAGTCTTTACAGATTCAGATAGCCGAAACGTCCTTTCAGACGCGACTCGTGGGTTAGTTGAAAAACAGCACTATCGTGCCTTGAAAGCCCTTCGCGCTCTGTTGCCTCGAGAAGACAGACTGCTTTCTGCCGGGAAGTCTTAG
- the flaF gene encoding flagellar biosynthesis regulator FlaF, whose protein sequence is MAQRSYAPAGSPTRTARSAEYEVIARISHRLKKAVQNKDFPAMAAALYENNKVWTALAMDAIDENNLLPDSLRARIVYLADFTRQHTAKVLQKKETAIPLLEINASILRGLKQEGTKK, encoded by the coding sequence ATGGCTCAGCGCTCATATGCGCCAGCAGGCTCCCCAACCAGAACCGCACGCAGCGCTGAATATGAAGTTATCGCACGCATTTCGCACAGACTGAAAAAAGCAGTTCAGAACAAGGATTTCCCTGCAATGGCGGCTGCGCTTTATGAAAATAACAAGGTATGGACTGCTTTGGCGATGGACGCAATTGACGAAAACAACTTGCTACCAGACAGCCTTAGAGCCCGGATTGTATATCTCGCTGACTTTACACGACAGCACACGGCGAAGGTACTCCAAAAGAAAGAGACGGCTATTCCACTGTTAGAGATTAACGCGTCGATTCTCAGGGGTTTGAAACAAGAAGGTACAAAAAAATGA
- a CDS encoding flagellin, producing the protein MSSILTNNSAMVALQTLQSINMNLSKVQSEISTGKTVDTAKDNAAVWAISKVMESDVAGFNAISDSLALGQATVGVALNASESVTDLLTEIKGKIVASQESNVDRGKIQTDIEALTNQVNSIVGAAQFNGLNLLNGADTADVDVLSSLDRSATGSVTSGEISVARSNLTSDDVVLADTAQTAGGANGGAASAVTTAGAGGATATTGFTILEGDGTTLVSAGGSVDGVAFALALSAGAGDYGATGDKTVAATTTEISYVASEGDTAADIAKGLEAAWIGYAMDNDIDLGAEDALQIKANGNDLDVTVSGNDGATLNAITANVSVNGPANATAAAQHTAAGKLNNLTKIDVSTEAGAGNALLAIEGLIQSSIDTAAALGSSGGQIDTQAEFVGKLSDLLTSGIGTLVDANMEAASAKLQALQTQQQLGVQALSIANQAPQTILSLFR; encoded by the coding sequence ATGTCAAGCATTCTTACCAACAACAGCGCAATGGTTGCGCTGCAAACGCTGCAATCCATCAACATGAACTTGAGCAAGGTTCAAAGCGAGATTTCCACAGGTAAAACTGTTGACACCGCCAAGGACAACGCTGCTGTTTGGGCGATCTCCAAAGTCATGGAATCAGATGTCGCCGGTTTTAACGCAATCTCCGATTCTTTGGCACTTGGCCAAGCAACAGTTGGCGTGGCGCTGAACGCATCGGAAAGCGTGACAGACTTGCTGACTGAAATCAAAGGCAAGATTGTTGCGTCGCAAGAATCCAATGTTGATCGCGGTAAAATTCAAACCGATATCGAAGCCCTGACCAACCAGGTCAATTCCATCGTTGGTGCTGCGCAGTTCAATGGTCTTAACTTGCTTAACGGTGCCGATACTGCTGACGTCGATGTCCTGTCGTCGCTGGACCGCTCCGCAACAGGTTCTGTGACTTCCGGCGAAATCTCTGTTGCGCGTAGCAACTTGACTTCAGACGATGTTGTTTTGGCCGATACGGCTCAGACTGCCGGCGGTGCCAATGGTGGTGCAGCTTCCGCCGTTACTACGGCAGGTGCAGGTGGTGCAACGGCCACAACAGGATTTACAATTCTTGAGGGTGACGGCACTACGCTCGTGTCTGCCGGTGGGTCCGTCGACGGCGTTGCCTTTGCGCTCGCGTTGTCTGCTGGTGCGGGTGACTACGGAGCAACGGGTGATAAAACTGTCGCTGCTACTACGACAGAGATTTCCTATGTGGCGTCTGAAGGTGACACCGCTGCGGATATCGCCAAAGGGCTTGAAGCCGCATGGATTGGCTATGCCATGGACAATGATATCGACCTTGGCGCAGAAGATGCGCTGCAGATCAAGGCAAACGGGAATGACCTTGATGTCACCGTATCAGGCAATGACGGTGCCACACTCAATGCTATCACGGCAAACGTGTCGGTGAACGGTCCTGCGAACGCGACAGCGGCAGCCCAGCATACTGCGGCTGGTAAGCTCAACAACCTGACCAAGATCGACGTATCGACAGAAGCTGGTGCTGGCAATGCTTTGCTTGCCATCGAAGGCCTGATCCAATCCTCGATCGACACCGCAGCGGCCCTGGGTTCCAGCGGCGGTCAGATCGATACGCAGGCTGAGTTCGTTGGGAAACTGTCAGACTTGCTTACTTCCGGTATCGGTACTTTGGTCGATGCAAACATGGAAGCGGCATCTGCCAAGCTTCAGGCTTTGCAGACACAGCAGCAGTTGGGCGTTCAGGCTCTGTCCATTGCGAACCAGGCACCGCAGACGATCCTGTCTCTGTTCCGTTAA
- a CDS encoding flagellar biosynthesis protein FlgN produces the protein MTHEAFEDVIDALDDVLEAERDALLIGNLDEVGRLLERKETLIDDLSRLEFSSPEPLEGLNSKVIRNQALLDQALAGIRTVARRLAAMRRVRSSLDTYDENGTRHTIDITPDGVVEKRA, from the coding sequence ATGACGCATGAAGCATTCGAAGACGTTATTGACGCGCTGGATGACGTGTTGGAAGCGGAACGTGACGCACTACTGATTGGAAACCTGGATGAAGTGGGGCGCTTACTGGAACGCAAGGAAACACTTATCGACGATCTGTCGCGGCTGGAATTTTCCTCTCCAGAGCCTCTGGAAGGATTGAATTCGAAAGTCATTCGTAACCAGGCTTTGCTCGACCAGGCGTTGGCAGGAATTCGGACTGTTGCGCGTAGATTGGCAGCAATGCGTCGCGTTCGCAGCTCACTTGATACATACGACGAGAACGGCACACGCCATACAATTGACATTACGCCAGATGGCGTTGTGGAAAAGCGTGCATGA
- a CDS encoding rod-binding protein yields the protein MSEIQSVSGQAISMKRDQALRDVAQKLEASFLAEMLKSAGLGKTSDHFGGGAGEEQFGSFLLQEQAMQMVKAGGIGLSESLFQALKEKQNDA from the coding sequence ATGTCAGAAATACAATCCGTCAGCGGCCAGGCCATCTCAATGAAAAGAGATCAGGCTTTGCGGGATGTGGCGCAAAAGCTTGAAGCAAGTTTTCTAGCAGAAATGTTGAAATCCGCAGGTTTAGGTAAAACAAGTGACCATTTTGGTGGCGGTGCGGGAGAGGAACAGTTTGGGTCTTTTCTCTTACAAGAGCAAGCCATGCAAATGGTGAAGGCCGGTGGGATCGGATTGAGCGAATCGCTATTTCAAGCCTTGAAGGAGAAACAAAATGACGCATGA